A segment of the Corylus avellana chromosome ca2, CavTom2PMs-1.0 genome:
AAATACACTCAAGATTATTCTCTCAACTTCTAGACAAATTATTTTCCttacaaaaatactaacaaaaaaaaaactcaagattTACTTTACCTTTATGTTATATACCCCTCTTAAAAAGGATTTTCAAACACTAccaactcattattattattattattttatcagcCATGAACCACCTATTTAGGATATAGagtttggtatatatatatatatacatggatGAATGGGCAGCCTAAGAAATATATGTTGATCGTACATTAATGAATTATgtttaatttcctaacaaaaaaacatgtttaagGACCTATTTGTGTTTGAAATTATCCCAATAAATTTTTAATCCCTTTTTAAAccttatataattatttacaacaaaaaaaaaaaatgtcaaaaagtcAACGAGAACTATGGATTTGGGACAATAAATTAAATGTGTAGGgtcataaataaatttattttcttcctaAGGTGGGGGGCCATTACATAGGCACGGCGTTAGTGCCTACCGAAGCTTTTAGGTCCTATAAAATCTCATGAGGTGATCCCAACTTCCACTACAACCAGAGAATCATTTGTGTTGTCCTGTTTGAAACACGTGTCCGTTTCTCGTTTCATATTCATAAATGGCAAAGACAAAAATGAAGTTGGACAAATgcaactttttctctctttttcatggGTGatagattttatatttttatttaatatgttTATAGTTCCAATTAATcgttatatataatttttttttaacaattattaatttaatgattGGTTGAGTGTTGAGATTGCGAAGtttatattacaaaataattatgaaataaacatgtgtttctagcattattcttttatggGTAAATATATCTAAATTTTTTGGGTGAACACGCCAAAATTTTTATctacttaagttttttttttttttgaaaatttacttcctgggttaatcaaaattttaataaaatctctacccttaaatttttttaactgttaTTATATTCTTTGAAACACACCGTTTTATCATGTCAGcataataactttttattaatttaatttaaaaaattaatcaaaaataaataaaattaaggggtggcttcCCCAACCATTATGGGGTTGGCCAAAAGTGGGCCACCCCTAAActctaggggtggccgagccaccccatgaGTGGTTAGGGGTGACCCGCACCCAAAGGGTGGCAAGCCACCCTTatgtggtttggggtggccccaTAATGGTTGGGGTggccgaatttttttttttttttttttttttaaaaataaattaataaaaaattattatgttgacgtggcaaaacaGTGCATACCGTAggaatttttttggtatttcgattaacccaagaagtaaattgtcaaaaaaaaaaaaacttagagagataaaaattttggcaCATTGACTCGAGGGCTTTAGatatatttacctttttttataaaaggcGTTTATTCACATTGAAAAAGACAAGTCTTTCAAAagattcatatattttttttcaatgagaTGCAGTTAGAAAAGGGACAAGTGCATTTATAAAAGAATAGTGGTCCATTGTTTGATGATTTTTTGGTATCTAAGTCTCATAATTAATTAGCTTAATTGTTAATTTCAGGGAAATTAATAatcttagggaaaaaaaaagaaaagaaaaggacagATATTATggtctaaattgaaaataagCTATTGGATACTTCAAGAGGATGAGGACGTATCATTTGTAATCTTGACACGTGAAGCACGCACAATAGTGCCGGTTAAAGACattaattcaattattattaGCCACCAGCCcatttatttgtattttcatACCAAACTTGACATATACACGAGTTCAGAAGAAATATCCATGGATTGGAAAACGATGGATCGGAtccatcaatatatatatattaggctaaaaaaaaggaatatatatatattaggctaaaagaaaaggaatattaACCCTTTAGTACTTATAGTTAGATCATTccaatgaaaaaaacaaaaagggaagtGAAGGCGTACTTGTAGTTGCTGGGCTTGCAATTTAAATCGTAATCTGGGAGCTTGACATGCAAACAATTTTAAGTTGCTTAGAAAGAGGATACTTAATTAGCAGCTTTAACTCCATATTCATTACtgaaagctatatatatatatataagcgtcCAGGAAATATCACTACTCCTTGTGTGACAAGATCTGGTAAGGATGTGGAGTCTCAACCTCCTTCATTTATTATCACCTTTGAAACTGGGAACACACaataagacaaatatatatattgaaaaatcaaatttagtacTTAATAAGTTTTTGATTTTGACAATTacgttttcattttgtttcaaatagGTCGTCGCCAACTTATTATCTAATTAATTGGCAGTATGTCATGTAAGACccaacacaattttaaaagtgattacTTTTCTTTGCCGATAAGATATATACCAATTAAGATAGTGGCCGCCATGAGATCATCgacacaattttaaaatatttattaacttATCCTTTTGTGTTTGTGGGCATGTAGAtgaaacaaaatatagaaaacaCCCACGGTGGAGTAGTTTAGATGTtgagagagagcatcaacttgCTACAAATACTATATGTAAAAGCTTTATGTGTCAAAGTATAAAATTAAGGTTgcaactctcttttaataggtgaggcccaatacgtaaaatatttaatttaaatgaggggtgATTTAACAGGTTCGATCCCAGGACTCTTGTCTCTGATAcgtaccatgttaaattactaattatctcaaaagcttaaactgataggaagagataaatttattcacttaatcattactttaacagttACTCATTGATTTGGAATCTttcctcctaaaaaaaaaaaataaaaaaaattaagagggtGACGGACTAccttgaaaaaattaatttatctcaTTATTACATTctaaaagataaacatatatatgttgAGATTAATTATCCGTCGTCATGAtcaataagaagaaaaaacaaaaccaaaaaagacAACAACCATGTATACCGGATAGGTCAAAGTTTAAGACTATAGAATCCAAACTGTTTTTACATTCAACGTAAAAGTAAGACAATGGTTCAGATAATCTATGGTCGGTTCAGTCTGTCTAACACATTAGTTGCAAAATTAGGCCAGCAAGGGGAGATGTCCTTGTTGGATGAGCTGGTGAGGTTATTTCCAACATGTTTGATAATGGGACCATTGGGAAGACAAGAATATTCAATGGCCTTTCGCGTTATTTGTAAATGTCATTGGCCCTGGCCTCAACTAGACATATTTAAAACAAAGACAGTCGACATgcattttgtataattttttgtCGACGAAAAGAAGCCTCGTTGAAGTTAAAGAGATATGATTCACCAAATCTATCGCTGTAGGCTAGGGTATAAAGAACAACGTTGAAcgttatatatttaaaaaaggaAAGGTCAGAACACGGGTTCTGACTGCTGAGCAAAAAGAACGTTTTTTTCCTTCCTCCAGAGGAGTCTCGTACATGATTCCGTGACTAATTGCGGTCTGCGGACGCCTCATTCACATGCATGAACCATATATACCCATATATGTCACACCCTTCGCACCGCTGAACACACAAGCCTTCATCCACCATTaccttttgtaaaaaaaattagaaagaaagcACGTTACTCACCCATCCGCCAATGGAAACACTACTTCTTGTCTGACTTACATGTGTTAAGCATACTGCTAGTGCTTATCCTGAGCCACGATCGAACTCTTCATAAGATtcataggaagaaaaaaaaaaaaaaacaaaagaaaacaaatcactgaaaaaaaattgttttcttaatAATATTTGTAAAGCCAAACCTAAACTCTCTTGATGTTTTaacccccacaaaaaaaaaaaaaaaaaaaaaaaaaaaaaaNNNNNNNNNNNNNNNNNNNNNNNNNNNNNNNNNNNNNNNNNNNNNNNNNNNNNNNNNNNNNNNNNNNNNNNNNNNNNNNNNNNNNNNNNNNNNNNNNNNNaaaattaatttttctaagtgttttaatttaataggaaaatttgttttatttaaaagaaaaaaataaatatttattttttgtatataaaataagaatagaaaaatagaaaaaattcaccaacaattaatataaaagaaataatgacatattatcgaaggtgaatttttgagaaataatttttttcctattatatatgtagggtaAATAGCATCaccccaatatttatttatttttttaaaattttttttttcaagggtcaatagcggcaactatatgttgccgctattaagtacctaatagcggcaacgttTTAAAGTCGCTGCTATTGgggggtcaatagcggcaactataagttgccgctaataaggcctattgtttattatttttttaactcaagTCCGTTAGCGGCAACGTTTAAAGTTGTTGCTATTAGgcacttaatagcggcaacttttacaGTTGCCGCTATTGGGGGGTTAATAGCGGCAACCATACGTTGCCGCTAataaggcctttttttttttttttgctcaggtccattagcggcaacttttaaagttgccgctaataaggcctattgtttattatttttttatctcaagtccattagcggcgacttttaaagttgccgctattaggcacttaatagcggcaacttttacagttgccgctattagggggttaatagcggcaactataCGTTGCAGCTaataaggcttttttttttgctcaagtccattagcggcgacttttaaagttgccgctattagacacttaatagcggcaacttttacagttgccgctattggggggttaatagcggcaactatacgttgccgctaataaggctttttttgtttttttttgctcaagtccagtagcggcaacttttaaagttgccgctattaagcgcctaatagcggcaactttttaaagttgccgctattggaggtcaatagcggcaacatatagttgccgctaataaggcctattgtttattattattttagctCAAGtccattagcggcaacttttaaagttgccgctattaNNNNNNNNNNNNNNNNNNNNTAATTTGGttgctaatgaccaaatttcttgtagtgaggtAGGTCACTATCAAAAAAATGGTAGGATGTAGCCGATCCACCCTCTGAGAGCAAACTAAAACGATTTATTACCGAAAGAAATAGTAGTTCAAAACACTTGGGGTGAGTATTTAATAGAAACAATGTGTAAATAAATTAAGATATTTTAACAAGAGATGGTCATtttcactttatatatataattatatatatattgaaattttattaacttTATAATGTTTCATCGTTTTACAAATcatactcttaaaattttgaaacacTTAATATTAATTGGgtattcaaatttaaaaagtttacaaTGTCATATTCCGTTTAGAATTTTTGGTTAATTCCTACGGGTCGACGTAAAAATTTCCGAAATAAGCCATTTTTTAGTGGGAAAAACCATATGCTTCAGCTGACCCACGGCCAAGCAGAATTGGTCGTGGGTCTCTgtcatttttttgtcttaaaaaaaaagtttggctAGCAATAGCATGCCCATAACTTGATTATCGATATCTTGCTCCACCTACGAGTGGCACACCATGACTTCATCCAGATCAACAACTTGCCTGATCGAGTGATGGAGAGGTGATCTTACTGAATGTGCCGGATAAGATCAATCAAACTTAAGTGGAATTAGACTATTATTATCTCTCCTCGTTTCACTCTCAATATTTGTTTGGTGAACATAGATATATAAGACTTGTCAAAAAGTTTCAtagtttaataattaaaaattttctatCAACGCAAACAAAATTGTTTACGTGGCAACTGCTACATTAtcaacttaaaaattttaattattaagttGTTAATGTTAACTCTTACGGgtgtttctaaaaaaaagttatagtaAAAACTGTAATACCTGatcatttttcattcaaattctCAAAGGAACATATAACAATACCGGATACAACTAATTCCTAATAATGAGAATCATAATGATAACGGGCAGAGATAGAGTTAAGGAGGGACAAGGAGCGGCCCACGGCCATGGCCCACTCCTTAAACAATGGTTTAGTGATCTTAAACAATTACACACGCTTAGAATAAATTACACGCACTTTAGGCATATTCATTTAGTTTTCAGAGActttaaagaaagaagaacctTTCAAAATCTATCCCAAAGTCTGGTTTTTCAAGGTAATCCAGTTTCTTTCCCTAGTGAAAAAGATCTTAATTTCAACCCTTTTTGTGGTTAAGCATGCATGCCAATGAGCACAGCTTCCGTGTGTGAGGCATCAAGTGAACTCCCATCATCAGGGACTTGGAGGAAACATAACCACAAACTGCTTGATTCCTGGACCCTCCAGATATATATAACATTGCTTGACGTCAtagaaattcattttttatatgcTAGGAAAGAAAGATAGGTTAGCCATTGATATCATGTGTCTTCATCAATGAGCAGTGTTTTGTCAATGATACAGCAACACTTGTACCGATCTTATTGGAATCTGATGATAAGGACACCCGtccaattatatattaattcataaaaaataagtgCAACTTGAAGTTATCTCTTGGATTAGTCATAGAAtcctatttttaaaaaaatagagatgaaCATTTACCATGTGGCAGAGGACATAGACATGGCCATAGCCGCCTAGCCTCTTACTTCACGAATAGTCACTCTGACCTCACCAAGAATATATATCCCCtggcatacatacatacatccATGGCAGCATTTGCTTATAAATTATTCTATATTGCCACAATGCTTTCATCGTCATCATATTGGAACTTCGTGTGTTGGTACTACAAGTGGATCCtttatttctatgttttttGCTTTGCGCCTTTTCAATCGTGGAGGTTCGGATCAATGGTGGGAACATGTCACACTTCAGATCAACTTTTTTGtttcagaatttattttctatcttttgCTGGATCTCACTATCATCCAGAGGGATTTCAATtcatttctttataattttttttttttcaacaaaaaaaaactatatattacaCTTTTATCATACAACCAACCAATACCTGCCTCCTCTCTCTATAAGCTGCCTCATTCGTTGAAAAGTATGTGCCATTTTCGACGTCAAATATTAAATGGGATGTTAGGAATGCAACATTCAGCTGCCGAAGACCATTACGTAGGACAGTGATACATAGAAATAGGCCATTACATGTACGCAACAATTAATAAGTGGCGGTGACTCGCAGACAACGGTCAAAGCTCCTCCACCGTAATTCTTATTAATTATGTCATCGTCACTTCATTGCCTGCACCTAGACCCTAATCCAATTACCCCTGCTTTCTGCTTCCAACTTCTACTTTAGACCACTTTATAGACCATCACAgaaaaaattacacaaaaaaaaaaaggaaatgaagagaagaaaagtcCTCCGCCGACAGTGGTTATATATATGgtcactcctttttttttttattaatatttcttttacaaGTAAAGTTCtatatttatttgtgtttttgaaaataagGTGTACTATgtaaaaaaacacttctcaaagcaatttttccttttacatCACATCgaattacttttttaataaagaataCGAAACACActctaaaacataaaaaaagcCTTTATTCTAATCTTTGACGAATCCAACGACGTGTGCACCAGGGCACTGCACATTAAATGTATTTATGTTGTTAAGTCTACTTTAACTTAACCATTGATACAACATTTCGAACAGTAGGATTGGCAATGTGCCACcggcaaaacaaagaaaactcaAATGGAGAGAATAAGGCAAAGAGAATGTGCTTACTTAGAACATTTCCAGtaattttttcatcatttttttttttacatttaagaatttaaattattttttgcttctctatatCAAAATACACTATAATaacttcccttaatcattccctatatcattaaaatatttatttttttaattatatttatatatatgagaggagagagaattgtatgAGGAAAGAGGAGAAAGGAGAGAgtaaataagagagagaaacctttttttattttattttaataatcgtAAGGATTGCAATAATAGAACCTTATACTTTGGGTTTCACTGTAGCGATCATCATGATTGAGGCTCATTTAAGAAGTCTTATGTGGGACATTTTTTACGATATTTTGAACATATTCTCTACACATAGGAAACAGACTCCTTTATAGGGAGTCTACTGGGAATTGAATGCTCTAAGAATGTACGTGTGTGCCCCTTTTAATGGGAGAGACTCCTTGCCAATAGGTGCAGAACTAAAATATTAAGTTTGGGGTGggcaaaactataaaaataattcttggggggtaaaagaaaaaattgttctAAGGgtatatctttaaaaaaaaaaaaaaaaaaaaaaaaaaaaaaatacgggGGGggaaagttttaaaatttttgggggGTCACACCTCCGAAAGACACACCAAATTCCCCCTTGCTTGTCAACATGGTAACATCGATGCCAACAATACATAGTTTTCCTTGTGCTTTTATTTGTTGATTGCATTAAGAGTggttgatttgttttcttttgtgatttgataGCTTGATGATTTTTCATGTAGAGGCTGCTGTAGTGATTATTTATATTCAATCTAGTAGCCCCGCAATTCCCATAGCCCGACCAGTCCAACTTGTTGGGCGTTGAAAATCTTGAGTTTATAGACAATTGAGTTTCTATATTAGGCTTATAATTAAGCTTATTCTAGGAGTGAttactttgttttctttgtaaaGGAGATTGTCACATGGCCAGCTACAATTGTCTATTGTCTTGTCTTTATAAAAGGCCAATGAAAATGGGCCTACGATGTTTACTTATATCCACTCCACCTACCAAATATTTAGGACTTGAAGTCTATTGAAAGATCTGGCCTGTTGTGGTATTATTGCCCaaccccaacattttttttttttttttttttttttttagggttaaattcattTTATCCCCTTAAGTTTccggagtttttcaattcgaacctcaatattcaaaaattggcaatatgctccctaatgtttcaaaaaattttaattcagaccctccgttgttaatttccgtctaattggatgaaaaatcATCCCACATGtgtctcacgtgagattttgatgccctctattccaattttgccatcattaaaacttctgaaattacgtaattatcatcaatttcataggttttaatgagggtaattacgtaatttcataagttttaatgagggcatcaaaatcccacgtgagacgcacgtatgataatttctgtccaattagaagaaaattagtaacagatggtttgaattgaaaaattttaaaacactAAGGAACACATTGCCAATGTTTAAATATTagggttcgaattaaaaaactcttgaaacttcggggttaaagtaaattttctcatttttttttttaaatgcaaataAGGAAAGAGATACAAAgattaaaacacttaaaaaccGTTGACTTCCCAAcaacaaactaaaaacaaaattataatgcAGGGCCAGAAGAAACAACCAACCAGTAggaaataattagaaaatagaaaataaagaaaataaaaggaccCACGGCCACCTTGGTTGTACATTTACAAGTGGAAGAACCGATCATGTCGTTTAGGGTAGAAAAAACAGGTTTACAAGAGTGGGCTATCTTCCTCCTTAGGCTCTGTGATTAATGGAAGTCTGAGATCATGTGGACTACAAGCGTCAGGCcagtttatttttctctttttgagacATACGGCCCAAGCCTGTTACCCAatcctattttttaatttaggccTCTTAATTAGGAATTTTAGGTAAACTGCCCTCGTCTGAGCCATCAAATTCGAAGAATAGGACTCTCCTCATTTCATTGAATCCATTTTATAGATGCAGCCCAAATGAACTATTAAAAACTTATCCATAGGCCCATTTGCACATTTTTCTGTGAAATAAGTTTGTGTTTTGAGATTTTGCATTGGCATGCAATATATCCTTGTTCCAAAAGTTAGTTTCCTTGTGTGTGTTAGTATGTATGACTTATGAGAGAGATCTGAAGAgcccatttaaattttttttttttttttttagaaaaaaagagcaACAGCTTGTAGATCAAATGAGGATTTGATAACATGTACGTAGAAATGATGACATTGAAGGGGGTGCCCTAGTGATGAAGGACCTTATCTGGATTGCACTATAAGCCACAACGTACAATACCAGCAGCTTCTCCATCACTATCTTCATCTCAACTCAATTAAAAATTGTCTCTTCCATGCTCTTCATCACATGGCCGCCACTTGCCTGCTTCCTCAAATCTCAATTCTCTTTCGTCAAGCAAAAGCCATCTCCCCACCACATCATGTCGTAGAATATCATCTGCGTGGCCTATATAGAGGTAGCTGATGCACCGTACCCTTGGTTGTAAGCCATTTTAAGCTTAATTTGAAGAGACTTTAATTTAGTTTGCTTTTTTATCAGTAGACAAAGGATAAGCAAGCTGATCGATAATGTCTTAACAGAAAAACTATGAACTGATCATTTAATTAGGTTCGCATAAAGATAGCGGCGATCACCACCCCAAAAAGTCAATCTCACGttaagaaaattaattgttCACGTGGCGTGGTTAAATTATAAAGATATTGCTCTGAATCACCAGCAATTTGCTACCTCGATTGGTTATAATTTGAAAAGTAAATGTGAGAGTGTTTTTTTCAGGTTTACTTGCTCAAACAAGGAGCAagcaaccaaataataaaatcaatagAAATCTTTATGAAATTCGACTTTATAAAATGATTCTAAGTAACTTGTAATAGGAAACGTAATCCTAAGTAGATGGGATTAGTTCTTCATATCTACAAATCATCTCAAACTACCAATCCACATCAGCTAGTACTTTTCCTTAGGAGTTTAAAGTGGACCTCCTCAAGAAAAGGTAGAAGACAAATGGAGAGGGTGAGTGTGCATATTGATATAGTGCGCTTTCCAAATTACGCCGCTATCCCATCATCTCTTTTGCAGCTTTATGTAGTGTATTAGGTTTGTTCTGGTGGGGACTGCTTCTTAGCTGTCAATGGCCATTGGAAGTGTAatgtaaaatattataaaagggCGGGTCGATTGATGAGGATTTGCATTCTCAAGGTGATCAGCCAAAAAACATGGGTATTAGGAGAGTGATTGGGGCTCTTTTGCTTCTTTCAGTTGTATTGAGCCCATGTTTGGTTGCTGGGCTGACTGGTCATAGGGCGACAGCCGGGTCGAACACTACTGCCTCCAATATTCCCAACATGTCATTTGGAAACCGTAATGTAGGTGGAGACGTGCAAGCAAGAAATACGACTTCATCATCCGATAAAGTGTTGGTACAAAGTGATACTACTGGTGGAGATAGTggtggaagaggaggaggatcGGGAGGTGGTGGCGGAGGAGGCGGAGGAGGCGGAGGCAGTAATGGTGGTAGTGGTAGAGGTGGAGGAAGTGGTCGGGGTGGTGGAGGTGGCAATGGGCGAcaaggaaaagataaaaaaagacacaaaaaaggaagaggaggtggtggcggcggtggtggtggaggaggtggtggcGGAAATGGTAAAGGCTATGGAAGGGGTGGAGGAAGTGGTGGTGggggtggtggaggaggtggtgggAATGGAGGAGGNNNNNNNNNNNNNNNNNNNNNNNNNNNNNNNNNNNNNNNNNNNNNNNNNNNNNNNNNNNNNNNNNNNNNNNNNNNNNNNNNNNNNNNNNNNNNNNNNNNNTTTTCAATGCTTAGTTAGGGAAAGGGTCTATGAGATAACTGATTTGATTATGTAACCCAAACTCCGTTATGCAAATTTGAGAATAAATAGGTGTTAGGAGACCAGATGGTACGTAGTAGTCTAAATATTGTAAACACGGTGTTTGGCTGGTTCACTCAAGCCATACggcttataaaaaaaagggtttgctTGGGCTAACCTAATGGGCCAAAGAGGCTCGTTTTCAAGGTGTTTATTCTTGGGTACtccaaatgtcaatttaataaattgaaatgcttagaatttaaaagaaaagtatGAAGCGTAGCTATACCATACCATACCTAAGCAAACTCGTCGCATGCAGTCCCACACAATTAGATAATCCATCCTTATATGCCCTACCTTCCTGTTGCACTATAATAATATACGGTAGGAAGTGGTTGGAGCGGGTGGACAGAGATATCCATCACGTAATTGCCACGCAACAATTATGAGAGGGGATCTCTTCAaatttttcccaatttaattattttataaagctaacaaatttttttaaaaaaatttacaaactaatgtaaCACTATATAAttagatataaaataagttcaaattttgaaaaacttaatcatattgtgccgcatcagtttgtaaaaatttttctgtaaaatttgtttgtaagcttagcaCTCGTCAAGGACTTCAATggtaaaatattgattaaataattaaatttatcattttttattagcttaaacttttgagataacgGGTAATTTAACACTCAACCTCGATGAGAGATTGGTTTTTTGTATaattgtgacaataaaaatcaattcttaGATCACCactaaaaaaaaccaataattaATCTTCAAATCCTACCAAAGAGGTTTCGGCTAAGGATCTAATTTCTATTAGAACTTGTTTTGTTGAAATTAAAACAAGTgttgctcttttttctttttctttttcgatttAAAATGGTAGGCCAGGGAGATCAATTGTGGCTATCTTACCTGGACGTGACTATAGTAACACTTACTTACTGTGAGCCGCGCAGGAGGGACCTAGACAGTGAGAATCGCAAGCGCTCCCTCAAGTCTAACTAAACTATAGCCTGATCGAGTCCCACCAGGACATCAATGAGAATCTAAAGTTGCTTTACCGGTTGAAACTAAACTCAAGCCAAGTCTTTCggctaaaattaaaaaaataataataataataataattattataaagatATAATATTAAGAGACTTTGGGTTTTGTAAGTAAGATATAATACAATATTGTGAGATGCAATATAATTGACTTATAGAGAGCTGACGTGTAACTCTAAGCAGGGGGCATTGACATATGGCACATAGTAGTTAACGATACTAATCCTAAGTATGTTAAATAAACCCGCCAGCACAACAAAATCATTGTCTTATTCTGATTCCTGCCGGATTTTAAAAagactttttaaaaatttaaaccacACTTTGA
Coding sequences within it:
- the LOC132173116 gene encoding uncharacterized protein LOC132173116; its protein translation is MGIRRVIGALLLLSVVLSPCLVAGLTGHRATAGSNTTASNIPNMSFGNRNVGGDVQARNTTSSSDKVLVQSDTTGGDSGGRGGGSGGGGGGGGGGGGSNGGSGRGGGSGRGGGGQGDQLWLSYLDVTIVTLTYCEPRRRDLDSENRKRSLKSN